One genomic region from Bacilli bacterium encodes:
- a CDS encoding glycosyltransferase family 2 protein → MRQVTYKYFHYLINFFVYIKNVFSLKYFYLKKRIKKKSSISEVDYDWKLVFKSFLNCRYDIKYFDNFISGIYDSKLESFNLKIIDSSKPVLICVIKNEVTKLEKLLYHYKSLGITNFVFIDNDSKDGTFEKLLNEGCCVFEAKDSFNTARKVGWINQVMQRIGRNKWYLIIDSDEFLYTYNKVSIDSLTSLKPFRSYGAVMVDMYKANNSDEFISFDNFFRTNYHRDFKAIYGGMRERVFNCTPLIKKHPLFLFSKNVVMINCHYLYPYSRNFRAPLQLVLLHYKDYNSDIEKIRKIVADGSYANNSSEYKRYLQYFEQHEIIPSGEHTVTFSGQDQINEILNKLHDK, encoded by the coding sequence ATGAGGCAAGTAACTTATAAGTATTTTCACTATTTAATAAATTTTTTCGTTTATATTAAAAATGTGTTTTCACTAAAATATTTTTATTTAAAAAAGAGAATCAAAAAAAAATCATCTATTAGTGAAGTCGATTATGACTGGAAACTTGTATTTAAGTCTTTTTTGAATTGTCGATATGACATTAAATACTTTGATAATTTTATCTCGGGTATTTATGATTCAAAACTTGAAAGTTTTAATTTAAAAATTATTGATAGTTCAAAACCTGTTTTAATTTGTGTAATAAAAAACGAAGTAACAAAATTAGAGAAGCTTCTTTATCACTATAAAAGTCTTGGGATTACCAATTTTGTATTTATTGATAATGATTCAAAGGATGGTACTTTTGAAAAATTGCTAAATGAGGGTTGCTGTGTTTTTGAGGCTAAAGATAGTTTCAATACGGCTCGCAAAGTTGGATGGATCAATCAAGTTATGCAACGAATAGGTAGAAATAAATGGTACTTAATTATCGATAGTGATGAGTTTTTGTATACCTATAATAAGGTCAGCATTGACTCGCTTACTTCATTAAAACCATTTAGATCCTATGGTGCAGTTATGGTTGATATGTATAAGGCAAATAATTCGGATGAATTTATTTCTTTCGATAATTTTTTTAGAACAAATTATCACCGAGATTTTAAGGCCATTTATGGCGGAATGCGTGAAAGAGTATTTAATTGCACTCCCTTAATAAAGAAGCATCCACTGTTTTTGTTTTCCAAAAATGTTGTAATGATTAATTGTCACTACTTATACCCATATTCACGCAATTTTAGGGCTCCACTTCAGCTCGTGCTTTTGCACTATAAGGATTATAATAGCGATATTGAAAAAATAAGAAAAATTGTAGCAGACGGATCATACGCAAATAATAGCAGCGAGTATAAAAGATATTTACAATACTTTGAACAACATGAAATTATCCCATCGGGCGAGCACACAGTGACGTTTTCTGGGCAGGATCAAATTAATGAAATATTAAATAAATTGCATGATAAATAG
- a CDS encoding NAD(P)-dependent oxidoreductase, giving the protein MRYIVTGASGFVGSRLVKELLLHSETESILCIDLQRNDDRLPDDAKISFLNLTVENIDQLRKIVKKNEYDVFFHFAWVGSAGPLRMDENVQVKNALWTVNCLRTANDLGIKKFVVAGSIMEFEAYYAIYDQGTQPTLSYLYGIGKSLAHELCKPIANSLNIDLIWAYITNTYGVGEKSPRFINSTLRKIIKGERLEFTSGTQNYDFIYIDDVVKAFYLLGIKGKANNNYIIGSGRARPLRDFILDMVNENAPGTYPNFGNIEYTGVNLPLEVFSTKQIEIDCGFYAEVSFAEGTRRTIDWLRKEESTI; this is encoded by the coding sequence ATGAGATATATTGTAACGGGAGCCAGTGGCTTTGTCGGTAGTAGATTAGTAAAGGAACTATTATTGCATTCTGAAACAGAAAGCATTCTTTGTATTGACTTACAACGAAATGATGATCGTCTTCCTGACGATGCAAAAATTTCTTTTTTAAATTTGACAGTCGAAAACATTGATCAACTACGGAAGATTGTTAAGAAAAATGAATATGATGTGTTTTTCCATTTTGCATGGGTCGGCTCAGCCGGACCACTTAGAATGGATGAAAATGTTCAAGTTAAAAACGCCTTGTGGACAGTCAATTGTTTAAGAACCGCGAATGATTTAGGAATTAAAAAATTTGTAGTTGCTGGCTCTATAATGGAATTTGAAGCTTACTATGCTATTTATGATCAAGGGACTCAGCCAACTCTTTCTTATTTGTATGGAATCGGAAAGTCTCTCGCTCATGAATTATGTAAACCAATTGCTAATTCACTAAATATTGATTTAATTTGGGCATACATTACTAATACATATGGAGTCGGCGAGAAATCACCACGTTTCATTAACTCAACACTGAGAAAAATAATAAAAGGTGAAAGGCTTGAATTTACTTCAGGCACTCAAAACTACGATTTTATTTATATTGATGACGTAGTTAAAGCTTTCTATTTGCTTGGCATAAAGGGAAAAGCTAATAACAATTATATTATTGGCTCAGGTAGAGCGAGACCTTTAAGAGATTTTATACTTGATATGGTAAACGAAAATGCGCCAGGTACGTACCCAAACTTCGGGAACATAGAATACACAGGTGTTAATTTGCCTTTAGAAGTTTTCTCTACTAAACAAATTGAAATTGATTGTGGATTTTATGCTGAAGTCAGTTTTGCCGAAGGCACGAGAAGAACTATTGATTGGCTACGGAAGGAGGAAAGTACAATATGA
- a CDS encoding glycosyltransferase family 2 protein — protein MPSISIIMSVFNTESYLEKSIQSVLNQTFSDYEFIVINNGSTDGSASIISKYQNLDSRIVVIENKKNKSLACARNQALDIAKGKYIYVIDSDDYLETEALESIYKLADTKNVDLVVFGWVMEYYQDDKFLSYPVMPINAEYLSASSFRENAYRYLNQSILSVPWNKLYRNEIIKKYNIRYKETKLEDHHFNMDFIMNISSAIFIDKPYYHYFRSRPESELEFVYKFDLFAKKKEHYLHTKNVFDNWNLKNKKAWNVLYTYFAERIVQSIQELYGNNRLSKKEKKDKIKAILNDPEARVAIAKAHPKGLLMHFMVLPLKTRSCSLCLAEAKFINSFKKRHPSFFVKLKSEHVNIAKEHK, from the coding sequence ATGCCTTCAATTTCAATTATTATGTCGGTGTTTAACACCGAGAGCTATCTAGAAAAATCCATTCAAAGCGTTTTAAACCAAACTTTTTCTGACTATGAATTTATTGTAATAAATAATGGCTCCACGGATGGTTCTGCGTCGATTATTTCAAAATATCAGAATTTAGATTCACGCATTGTCGTTATTGAAAATAAAAAAAATAAGTCTTTGGCTTGTGCAAGGAATCAGGCTCTAGATATTGCCAAAGGTAAATATATATATGTTATAGATTCAGATGATTATTTGGAAACTGAAGCTCTAGAAAGTATCTATAAGTTAGCCGACACAAAAAATGTTGATTTGGTTGTTTTTGGCTGGGTTATGGAGTACTACCAAGATGATAAGTTTCTTTCTTATCCAGTAATGCCAATTAATGCTGAGTATTTGTCAGCTTCAAGTTTTAGAGAAAACGCATATAGGTATTTGAACCAATCTATTTTGAGTGTCCCATGGAATAAATTATATCGAAATGAGATTATTAAAAAGTATAATATTAGGTACAAAGAAACAAAGCTAGAAGACCATCATTTTAATATGGATTTTATTATGAATATTTCTTCAGCCATTTTTATCGATAAACCTTATTATCATTATTTTCGCTCTCGCCCCGAAAGTGAACTTGAATTTGTGTACAAATTTGATTTATTTGCTAAAAAGAAAGAGCATTACTTGCATACAAAAAACGTTTTTGATAATTGGAATTTAAAAAACAAAAAGGCATGGAATGTTTTATATACATATTTTGCTGAACGTATTGTTCAATCCATTCAAGAATTATATGGCAATAATAGGCTATCTAAAAAAGAAAAAAAAGACAAAATTAAGGCTATTTTAAATGATCCAGAAGCAAGAGTAGCTATCGCTAAAGCACATCCTAAGGGCTTATTGATGCACTTTATGGTATTGCCACTTAAAACGCGGTCTTGCTCATTGTGCCTTGCTGAGGCAAAGTTTATTAATTCTTTTAAAAAAAGGCATCCGTCGTTTTTTGTTAAACTTAAGTCGGAGCATGTTAATATTGCAAAGGAGCATAAATGA
- a CDS encoding sugar transferase, with the protein MEIEMNNEGDIQRLKVDQYGIDNLTFCLYLNQSHTTRTITYRKKFLYSFIKRLFDIVASIIALIILFIPMLIIGIGVKLTSKGPMIYVSTRIGKNGKKFRFYKFRSMRKDAEKELSQLLEKNEVKGGVTFKMENDPRVTKYGRFLRKTSLDELPQLFNILKGDMTFVGPRPCTDREYELYTDYEKQRLLVPQGLTGEWQAKGRSNTTFHEMLQMDFKYIENKRGFFYDLWLIFLTLFAVFKRDGAK; encoded by the coding sequence ATGGAAATTGAAATGAATAACGAGGGCGATATACAGCGCTTAAAGGTTGATCAATATGGGATTGATAACTTGACCTTTTGTTTGTATTTAAATCAGTCTCACACGACAAGAACAATTACTTATAGAAAGAAGTTTTTGTATAGTTTTATAAAACGACTTTTTGATATAGTTGCTTCAATCATTGCATTGATTATTTTATTTATACCGATGCTGATAATTGGCATAGGGGTAAAACTTACCTCTAAAGGTCCAATGATTTATGTTTCCACTCGTATCGGAAAAAATGGAAAGAAATTTCGGTTTTATAAATTTAGGTCCATGAGAAAAGATGCCGAAAAAGAGTTAAGTCAACTTTTAGAAAAAAATGAAGTTAAGGGCGGGGTAACCTTCAAAATGGAAAATGATCCTCGCGTTACTAAATATGGTCGTTTCTTAAGGAAAACATCTCTTGATGAACTTCCCCAATTGTTTAATATTTTAAAAGGCGATATGACATTTGTTGGACCACGGCCGTGCACAGATCGTGAATATGAGTTATACACTGATTATGAAAAACAAAGATTACTTGTTCCTCAAGGATTGACTGGTGAATGGCAAGCCAAAGGTAGAAGCAATACTACCTTTCATGAAATGCTTCAAATGGACTTTAAATACATTGAAAATAAAAGAGGTTTCTTCTACGACCTTTGGCTTATTTTTCTTACTCTATTTGCAGTCTTTAAAAGAGACGGGGCTAAGTAG
- the rfbC gene encoding dTDP-4-dehydrorhamnose 3,5-epimerase — protein sequence MIQKWVFEKLPLEGAYKISPFCATDNRGLLCKDYSKEIFEQNGISYDLKETFYTKSFKGVIRALHFQVIKEQPKLMRCIQGHVFHVIVDLRPDSKTFKQWMSFDLSGDNFTEILVPAGFANGYLALEDSIMAYKCSEKFYGEYDGGIKWDDPTIGVSWPLEQIGGKDRLILAEKDMQLPSFLQFFESSNLKD from the coding sequence ATGATACAAAAATGGGTTTTTGAAAAACTTCCTCTCGAAGGCGCATATAAAATTTCCCCATTTTGTGCGACTGATAACCGAGGACTACTTTGTAAAGATTACTCAAAGGAAATTTTTGAACAAAATGGTATTTCCTATGATTTGAAAGAAACATTTTACACAAAATCTTTTAAGGGAGTTATTAGAGCTTTACATTTTCAAGTTATCAAGGAGCAGCCAAAGCTGATGAGGTGCATCCAAGGCCACGTATTTCATGTAATTGTTGATTTAAGGCCAGATTCAAAAACATTTAAACAATGGATGAGTTTTGATTTATCGGGCGATAATTTTACGGAAATACTTGTTCCCGCCGGATTTGCTAATGGCTATTTAGCCTTGGAAGATTCGATTATGGCCTATAAATGTTCAGAAAAATTTTATGGTGAATATGACGGCGGAATAAAATGGGATGATCCAACTATTGGCGTTAGTTGGCCTTTGGAACAAATTGGTGGAAAGGATAGACTGATTTTGGCGGAAAAAGATATGCAATTGCCTTCGTTTTTGCAATTTTTTGAATCAAGCAATTTAAAGGATTAA
- the rfbF gene encoding glucose-1-phosphate cytidylyltransferase, which translates to MKVVILAGGLGTRISEESHLKPKPMIEIGNYPIIVHIMRIYASQGFNEFVVCAGYKQQSIKEYFAHFDMYTNDVTFDFSNGNRIVHEKPKFDWKVTIADTGERTQTAGRILRAKKYIGNETFLLTYGDAVGDIDINAVMDSHKKSGKLGTICVYNFGQSKGVVDVSPTGNVNAFREKSDLDGDLINIGFMVLEPEVISLINDDKSILEKDVLSKLSEMNQLNAYVHHGFWQCMDTMKEKEYLEDLDKKADCPWKIWRNRYE; encoded by the coding sequence ATGAAAGTAGTCATATTAGCAGGGGGATTGGGGACTAGAATTTCAGAGGAATCACATCTTAAGCCCAAACCAATGATTGAGATTGGAAACTATCCAATCATTGTTCATATAATGCGGATATATGCTTCCCAAGGTTTTAATGAGTTTGTTGTATGCGCTGGATATAAACAACAGTCGATAAAAGAATACTTTGCCCATTTTGATATGTATACCAATGATGTGACATTTGATTTTTCAAATGGAAATAGAATTGTTCATGAAAAACCAAAATTTGATTGGAAAGTGACTATAGCTGATACGGGTGAAAGAACTCAGACAGCAGGGAGAATACTTAGAGCCAAAAAATATATCGGTAATGAAACTTTTCTTCTTACATATGGCGATGCAGTAGGTGATATTGATATTAATGCGGTTATGGATTCGCACAAAAAATCAGGAAAACTTGGGACTATATGTGTTTATAATTTTGGTCAAAGCAAGGGTGTTGTTGATGTGAGCCCTACGGGAAACGTTAATGCTTTTAGGGAAAAATCGGATCTTGATGGTGATTTGATTAATATAGGATTTATGGTGCTTGAACCAGAAGTTATATCGCTAATTAATGATGATAAATCCATTCTTGAAAAAGATGTTCTTTCCAAACTGTCGGAAATGAATCAACTTAATGCTTATGTTCATCATGGATTCTGGCAATGTATGGATACAATGAAGGAAAAAGAGTACTTGGAAGATTTGGATAAAAAAGCCGACTGTCCTTGGAAAATTTGGAGAAATAGATATGAATGA
- the rfbG gene encoding CDP-glucose 4,6-dehydratase, translating into MDMNDLSFYKNRIVLITGHTGFKGTWLSKILIKAGAKVVGYSLEAPTNPSLFELSGIKDKMISIIGDIRDFDHLMEVFKKYQPECVFHLAAQPIVRESYKNPRYTYETNVMGTVNILECVRLTESVKSFLNVTTDKVYKNDDSDTQSFREEDPLDGFDPYSNSKSCSELATHSYKKSFFADSRCSISTARAGNVIGGGDFANDRIIPDCVRAIEAKKEIVVRNPYSTRPYQHVLEPLFIYLQIVRKQFNDGKYQGYYNVGPDDSDCVTTGELVEKFCSTWGEGITWISKYDGGPHEATFLKLNNGKIKRVFGWKPKWHIDDAIKMVVKWTKEYLKDQHSVSKEMDAEIESFFGKE; encoded by the coding sequence ATAGATATGAATGATTTATCATTCTACAAGAATCGCATTGTTTTAATAACAGGACACACGGGGTTTAAAGGTACTTGGCTATCAAAAATTTTGATAAAAGCCGGGGCTAAGGTAGTTGGTTACTCACTTGAGGCGCCGACGAATCCAAGTCTTTTTGAATTGTCTGGAATTAAAGACAAAATGATTTCTATTATCGGCGACATCCGGGATTTTGATCATTTGATGGAAGTTTTTAAGAAGTATCAACCGGAATGTGTTTTTCATTTGGCGGCTCAGCCAATCGTTCGGGAATCATATAAGAATCCACGATACACATATGAAACAAACGTTATGGGGACAGTCAACATTTTGGAGTGTGTTAGGCTTACCGAGTCAGTTAAGTCTTTTTTAAATGTTACAACGGATAAAGTATATAAAAATGACGATAGTGATACTCAATCATTTCGTGAAGAAGATCCATTAGATGGATTTGATCCATATTCAAATTCAAAGTCATGTTCGGAATTGGCAACGCATAGTTATAAGAAGTCTTTTTTTGCGGACTCTAGATGTTCAATATCAACGGCTAGAGCAGGTAATGTTATTGGCGGTGGCGATTTTGCAAATGATAGAATTATTCCCGACTGTGTCCGCGCTATAGAAGCAAAAAAAGAGATAGTTGTTCGCAATCCCTACTCAACCCGGCCATATCAACATGTTTTAGAACCCTTGTTTATTTATTTACAAATCGTTCGTAAACAATTTAATGACGGAAAATACCAAGGTTATTATAATGTCGGGCCGGATGATAGTGACTGTGTCACAACTGGAGAATTGGTAGAGAAATTTTGTTCAACATGGGGCGAAGGAATTACTTGGATAAGCAAGTATGATGGTGGTCCTCACGAGGCAACTTTTTTAAAACTTAATAATGGAAAAATTAAAAGAGTTTTCGGATGGAAACCTAAATGGCACATTGATGATGCCATAAAAATGGTTGTAAAATGGACAAAGGAGTATCTAAAAGATCAACATTCGGTTTCTAAAGAAATGGATGCGGAAATAGAATCTTTTTTTGGAAAAGAATAA
- a CDS encoding glycosyltransferase, producing MDVPEKWKKKISSFGGMLFTIAGRNRHPFRYASKLKKIISNGKYDAVHIHGNSATMAVELFAAKRAKCPIRIVHSRNTKCDHRIIDKILRPYFYHTATDFFACGEKAGQWLFPNREFTVINNGNDIDKNSFSLLDRNKYREDFSIADKTIVLLNIGLFVDQKNHVFLVEVFNKLCQVDQQNDYKLVLVGTGPLLPMIKEKVITYGLSDKVIFLQNRDDIAQILSMSDIFLFPSLFEGLPNVVVEAQISNLQCLISNRITGEVKLTPNVYFLPIEASDVSKWVQEIIKSAPLINQREATEEKNLAMISEKGFDIRDNAKRLQSIYLSLLNKEQL from the coding sequence TTGGATGTTCCGGAAAAATGGAAGAAAAAAATTTCTTCTTTTGGAGGAATGCTTTTTACGATTGCTGGCCGCAATAGGCATCCCTTTCGTTATGCGTCAAAACTGAAAAAAATAATTTCAAATGGCAAATATGATGCGGTTCATATCCATGGCAACAGTGCCACGATGGCTGTGGAGCTTTTTGCCGCTAAAAGAGCAAAATGCCCAATTAGAATAGTTCATAGTCGCAACACAAAGTGTGATCATAGGATAATTGATAAGATATTACGCCCATATTTTTATCATACGGCAACAGACTTTTTTGCTTGTGGCGAAAAAGCAGGACAATGGCTCTTTCCCAACAGAGAATTTACAGTTATAAATAACGGAAATGATATAGATAAAAACTCTTTTAGCTTACTTGATAGAAATAAGTATCGTGAAGATTTTTCAATTGCGGATAAAACGATTGTCTTGTTGAATATCGGCTTATTTGTCGATCAGAAGAATCATGTTTTTTTGGTAGAGGTTTTTAATAAGCTTTGCCAAGTAGATCAGCAAAATGACTATAAATTAGTCCTTGTGGGAACCGGACCTTTATTACCGATGATTAAAGAAAAAGTTATAACTTATGGTTTAAGTGATAAAGTTATCTTTTTACAAAATCGTGACGATATAGCTCAAATTTTATCGATGTCTGATATCTTTCTTTTTCCATCTTTATTTGAGGGGCTACCTAATGTTGTTGTTGAGGCGCAAATTTCCAATTTGCAGTGCTTAATTTCTAATCGTATTACCGGCGAAGTTAAACTCACGCCTAATGTTTATTTTCTTCCAATTGAAGCGTCGGATGTTTCAAAATGGGTTCAAGAAATAATTAAAAGCGCACCACTCATTAATCAACGGGAGGCTACCGAAGAAAAAAATCTAGCCATGATATCGGAAAAAGGTTTTGACATTAGAGATAATGCCAAAAGGCTGCAATCGATTTATTTAAGTTTACTTAATAAGGAACAGTTATGA
- a CDS encoding capsular polysaccharide synthesis protein, with product MKKFEHIKDLRMGFGTAFAFKCLTTRLMSKEKYNRLIYKRLCEDYSSIISLYKNKQNEKNIDENKKINVWIFWWQGVNSAPEIVKKCVDSIYRNFSPLSFNVFLITSENIKEYCDFPSYIYSKLASKKITLTHFSDLIRANLLSRHGGLWIDATVYVSSKVSLEPMRSLPFFTIKNQTKTNLIINNRWTGFLLYAPKGTILFKFLNDFFMDYWKKNSFLIDYLLVDFGIALAIENIPVCKDDYSRIPITNENINELLPLLNQPYSEDIWESLKSNTQFFKLSYKKEIVGSEFVYHVKNKKTFYGKIIDGELL from the coding sequence ATGAAAAAGTTTGAACATATAAAAGATTTGAGAATGGGATTTGGAACAGCATTTGCATTTAAGTGTCTAACCACTAGACTTATGTCTAAAGAAAAATACAATCGCCTTATTTACAAAAGATTATGCGAAGATTATTCTTCAATTATTTCTTTGTACAAAAATAAGCAAAACGAAAAAAATATTGATGAAAATAAAAAGATCAATGTTTGGATTTTTTGGTGGCAAGGAGTGAATTCTGCTCCGGAAATAGTTAAAAAATGTGTAGATTCAATTTATAGAAATTTCTCTCCTTTATCATTTAACGTTTTTTTAATTACTAGCGAGAACATTAAAGAATATTGCGATTTTCCTTCATATATTTATTCTAAGTTAGCAAGTAAGAAAATAACTTTGACTCACTTTTCGGATTTAATAAGAGCAAATCTTTTGTCTAGACATGGTGGATTATGGATTGACGCTACGGTTTATGTGTCTTCAAAAGTTTCGCTAGAACCTATGCGCAGTTTGCCGTTTTTTACTATTAAAAATCAAACAAAGACAAATTTAATAATAAACAATCGTTGGACAGGATTTCTTCTATATGCACCTAAAGGGACAATTTTGTTTAAGTTTTTAAATGACTTTTTTATGGATTACTGGAAGAAAAATAGTTTCTTGATAGATTATTTATTAGTCGATTTTGGAATAGCTTTAGCTATTGAAAATATTCCGGTTTGTAAGGATGACTATAGTAGAATTCCAATAACAAACGAAAATATTAATGAACTTTTGCCTTTATTAAATCAGCCATATTCAGAAGATATATGGGAAAGTTTAAAAAGTAACACTCAGTTTTTTAAATTATCATACAAAAAAGAAATTGTTGGCAGTGAGTTTGTTTATCACGTAAAAAACAAGAAAACATTTTATGGTAAAATTATTGATGGAGAATTATTATGA
- a CDS encoding Na/Pi cotransporter family protein, which yields MNEYVKAVVYLLAGLGAFLIGFHILSDNIEKIATNRLKKIFAKVSTNPFVGLGIGVGVTAIIQSSSITTVMVVGFVNAGVMNLFQAAAIIMGANIGTTITAQIVALKSFDISFFAMSLTAIGIFGNLFSHKDRMKSLFYALAGLGLVFVGLEIMADSMSIFKESPTIVNALMSVNNPFLLLFIGIAFTGLVQSSSAVTTILISMVAAGLVIGNGGNDVLYVVLGTNIGTCVTALFSSIGATNNGKRAALIHLMFNVFGSLLFMVLLLLWPSFMDVTFGKWFAYPATQIAMFHTFFNVTCSLLFLGLVPQFVKISHLLIKDKKEEKKTFSQFDKRLLETPSLALVQLTKEVVRLGEKATHLLIDSVKVFIDDDFANLESIELGGREIEELSKEITNYLIEVTSGDVAEIDEKHIALLHHVLGDYMRLVEISDNFRKYERRKHNEKMAFSDNVYLDLNRMISLIEKESNLTANYLLKPDNKFVEQADEIENDIDALRTAMIDDHIKRLNEGTCSPNSSAVYINLVSNLERAGDHLNFIFHG from the coding sequence ATGAACGAATACGTCAAAGCCGTCGTGTATCTTTTAGCAGGTCTAGGAGCTTTTTTAATTGGCTTCCATATTCTCAGTGACAATATAGAAAAGATTGCCACCAATCGTTTAAAAAAGATTTTTGCCAAAGTATCTACCAATCCGTTTGTTGGTCTAGGAATCGGAGTGGGAGTTACGGCGATTATCCAATCAAGCAGTATTACAACCGTTATGGTTGTTGGGTTTGTCAACGCCGGAGTAATGAACTTATTTCAGGCGGCAGCAATCATTATGGGCGCCAACATTGGCACCACAATTACCGCGCAAATAGTAGCGCTAAAATCATTTGATATTTCTTTTTTCGCCATGAGCCTTACAGCTATAGGTATTTTTGGTAATTTGTTTTCCCATAAGGATCGCATGAAGAGCCTATTTTATGCCCTGGCGGGTTTAGGATTGGTTTTTGTGGGCTTGGAGATAATGGCGGATTCAATGTCGATATTTAAGGAATCACCAACGATTGTAAATGCTTTGATGTCGGTTAATAATCCTTTTCTACTTTTGTTTATCGGCATAGCTTTTACGGGCTTAGTGCAAAGCAGCAGTGCCGTAACCACCATTTTAATTTCGATGGTGGCCGCGGGCTTGGTTATTGGTAATGGGGGCAATGACGTTTTATATGTTGTTTTAGGAACAAATATCGGTACGTGCGTTACGGCCTTATTTTCTTCCATTGGGGCAACAAACAACGGAAAAAGAGCGGCTTTGATTCATTTAATGTTTAATGTCTTTGGCTCATTGCTATTTATGGTACTGCTCCTCCTTTGGCCATCATTTATGGACGTAACGTTTGGTAAATGGTTTGCCTATCCTGCAACACAAATAGCGATGTTCCATACCTTCTTTAATGTCACGTGCTCACTATTGTTTTTGGGCCTTGTGCCTCAATTTGTTAAAATTTCACACTTGCTCATTAAGGATAAGAAAGAAGAAAAAAAGACTTTTTCCCAATTTGATAAGCGTTTATTAGAAACGCCTTCACTAGCTTTAGTTCAACTGACAAAGGAAGTAGTTCGTTTAGGCGAAAAAGCAACCCATCTTTTAATTGATTCGGTCAAGGTATTTATCGATGATGATTTTGCCAACTTAGAAAGCATAGAACTTGGGGGCCGTGAAATAGAGGAATTAAGTAAAGAGATAACCAATTATCTAATTGAAGTTACCAGTGGAGATGTAGCCGAGATAGATGAAAAGCATATTGCGCTTCTTCATCACGTATTAGGTGACTATATGCGTCTAGTGGAGATAAGCGATAATTTTCGTAAGTATGAGCGACGGAAACATAACGAGAAAATGGCTTTTAGTGACAACGTGTATCTCGACTTAAATCGAATGATTTCTTTGATTGAAAAAGAGAGTAATTTGACGGCTAATTATCTTCTAAAACCAGACAATAAATTTGTTGAGCAAGCCGACGAAATTGAAAACGATATCGACGCTTTACGGACAGCGATGATAGATGATCATATAAAACGGTTAAATGAAGGAACATGCTCTCCTAATAGCAGTGCAGTATATATCAATTTAGTTAGCAATCTCGAAAGGGCGGGAGACCACTTGAATTTCATTTTCCATGGGTAA